A DNA window from Mesorhizobium sp. C432A contains the following coding sequences:
- a CDS encoding ABC transporter substrate-binding protein — protein MKASYLVSAALLAATAMPAAAGEISDGKVKIGILNDQSGVYADFGGEWSVEAARMAVEDFGGKVQGAPIEIVNADHQNKPDIASNIARQWYDTEQVDAIMELTTSSVALAVQGLSKEKKKIDIVTGAASADLTGKQCSPYGFHWAYDTHSQAVGTGGALVQQGGDSWYFITVDYAFGYSLKEQTSKVVEASGGKVLGEVRYPLGSTDYSSFLLQAQSSGAKVIGLANAGLDTSNTIKQAAEFGIVAGGQRLAALLFTLAEVHGLGLQAAQGVVLTEGFYWDRDDKSRDFAGRFFKRTNRMPNMIQAGTYSAVLQYLKAIDKAGTDETEAVAKQLHEMPVDDIINANGKVQADGSMVHDMYLYQVKKPEESKKDWDYYTYLATIPGDKAFIKAEDSGCPLVTK, from the coding sequence GTGAAAGCATCCTATCTCGTCTCAGCCGCGCTGCTTGCGGCGACTGCGATGCCGGCGGCGGCCGGCGAAATTTCCGACGGCAAGGTCAAGATCGGCATCCTCAACGACCAGTCGGGCGTCTATGCCGATTTCGGCGGCGAATGGTCGGTCGAGGCCGCCAGGATGGCGGTCGAGGATTTTGGCGGCAAGGTGCAGGGCGCGCCGATCGAGATCGTCAACGCCGATCACCAGAACAAGCCCGACATTGCCTCCAACATTGCGCGCCAGTGGTACGACACCGAGCAGGTCGACGCGATCATGGAACTGACGACATCCTCAGTGGCGCTCGCCGTCCAGGGGTTGTCCAAGGAAAAGAAGAAGATCGACATCGTCACCGGAGCGGCATCGGCCGACCTGACCGGCAAGCAATGCTCGCCCTACGGTTTCCACTGGGCTTACGATACCCACTCGCAGGCGGTCGGCACCGGCGGCGCGCTGGTGCAGCAGGGCGGAGACAGCTGGTATTTCATCACCGTCGACTATGCCTTCGGCTATTCGCTGAAGGAGCAGACCTCAAAGGTTGTTGAGGCAAGCGGCGGCAAAGTGCTGGGCGAGGTGCGTTACCCCTTGGGATCGACGGATTATTCCTCCTTCCTGCTGCAGGCGCAGTCCTCCGGCGCCAAGGTTATCGGCCTTGCCAATGCCGGCCTCGACACCTCCAATACCATCAAGCAGGCGGCCGAGTTCGGCATCGTCGCCGGCGGCCAGCGGCTGGCAGCACTTCTGTTCACGCTTGCCGAGGTGCACGGCCTCGGACTGCAGGCGGCGCAGGGCGTGGTGCTCACCGAAGGGTTTTACTGGGACCGCGACGACAAGAGCCGCGACTTCGCCGGGCGCTTCTTCAAGCGCACCAACCGCATGCCCAACATGATCCAGGCCGGCACCTATTCGGCGGTGCTGCAATATCTCAAGGCCATCGACAAGGCCGGCACCGACGAGACCGAGGCGGTCGCCAAGCAACTCCATGAAATGCCCGTCGACGACATCATCAACGCCAACGGCAAGGTACAGGCCGACGGCTCGATGGTGCACGACATGTATCTCTACCAGGTCAAGAAGCCCGAGGAGAGCAAGAAGGACTGGGATTACTACACCTACCTTGCGACCATTCCGGGCGACAAGGCCTTCATCAAGGCTGAAGACAGCGGCTGCCCGCTCGTCACTAAGTGA
- the yghU gene encoding glutathione-dependent disulfide-bond oxidoreductase: MTEYTPPKVWSWKKANGGTFASINRPIAGPTHDKVLPVGKHPLQLYSLATPNGVKVTVMLEELLALGHKGAEYDAWLIRINDGDQFGSGFVEVNPNSKIPALLDRSGKTPVRVFESGSILLYLAEKFGEFLPTEQPARAETLSWLFWQMGSAPYLGGGFGHFYAYAPEKIEYAIDRFAMETKRQLDVLDRRLAETEYLGGAFYSIADMAVWPWYGGLALGRMYNDSAEFLSVQDYEHVQRWAKAIDARPTVQRGRMVNRAFGDPAMQLHERHDASDFETKTQDKLVVAE; this comes from the coding sequence ATGACCGAATACACCCCGCCGAAAGTCTGGAGCTGGAAGAAAGCCAATGGCGGTACGTTCGCCAGCATCAACCGGCCTATTGCCGGTCCGACGCATGACAAGGTGCTGCCGGTCGGCAAGCATCCGCTGCAGCTCTATTCGCTGGCGACGCCGAATGGGGTCAAAGTGACTGTCATGCTGGAGGAGCTTCTGGCGCTCGGCCACAAGGGCGCCGAATACGACGCCTGGCTGATCCGCATCAACGATGGCGACCAGTTCGGCTCGGGCTTTGTCGAGGTCAACCCCAACTCCAAGATCCCGGCGCTGCTCGACCGCAGCGGCAAGACGCCTGTCCGCGTCTTCGAGTCCGGCTCGATCCTGCTTTATCTCGCGGAAAAGTTCGGCGAGTTCCTGCCGACCGAACAGCCGGCGCGCGCGGAAACCTTGTCCTGGCTGTTCTGGCAGATGGGTTCGGCGCCCTATCTCGGCGGCGGCTTCGGCCATTTCTACGCCTATGCGCCCGAAAAAATCGAATACGCCATCGACCGCTTCGCCATGGAGACCAAGCGCCAGCTCGACGTGCTCGACCGGCGGCTGGCGGAGACTGAATATCTCGGCGGCGCCTTCTATTCGATCGCCGACATGGCGGTATGGCCCTGGTATGGCGGCCTTGCGCTCGGCCGCATGTACAATGATTCCGCCGAATTCCTGTCGGTGCAGGACTACGAGCACGTACAACGCTGGGCCAAGGCGATCGACGCCCGCCCGACGGTGCAGCGCGGCCGCATGGTCAACCGCGCCTTCGGCGACCCGGCCATGCAACTGCACGAGCGCCACGACGCCAGCGATTTCGAGACGAAGACGCAGGATAAATTGGTGGTGGCGGAGTGA
- a CDS encoding ABC transporter ATP-binding protein, whose amino-acid sequence MAVQPDGAEIKPRVVLSVRGLRRDFAGFVAVNNVDLDVHHGQIHALIGPNGAGKTTIFNLLTKFLQPSSGRIELLGNDITRTAPARVARMGLVRSFQISAIFPHLSVLDNVRVALQRPSGLGFQFWRSLAALDQLTPRARELLAVVGLDDVAHRPAGDLSYGRKRVLEIATTLALDPKVLLLDEPMAGMGHEDVGVISGIIRSLATDRAVLMVEHNLTVVADLCDWITVMQRGQVLAAGDYATVSNDERVRVAYMGTEQGDRA is encoded by the coding sequence GTGGCCGTCCAGCCGGACGGTGCCGAAATCAAGCCGCGGGTGGTGCTCTCCGTCCGCGGCCTGCGGCGCGACTTTGCCGGTTTCGTCGCCGTCAACAATGTCGACCTCGACGTCCATCACGGCCAGATCCATGCGCTGATCGGGCCGAACGGCGCCGGCAAGACGACGATCTTCAACCTCTTGACCAAGTTCCTGCAGCCGAGCAGCGGCAGGATCGAACTGTTGGGCAACGACATCACCCGCACCGCGCCGGCCAGGGTGGCGCGCATGGGTCTCGTCCGCTCGTTCCAGATATCGGCGATCTTTCCGCATCTGAGTGTGCTCGACAATGTCCGCGTCGCCTTGCAGCGGCCGAGCGGGCTCGGCTTCCAGTTCTGGCGCTCGCTGGCCGCGCTTGACCAACTGACTCCACGGGCGCGCGAACTGCTTGCCGTCGTCGGTCTCGACGATGTCGCGCATCGTCCGGCCGGCGATCTCTCCTATGGCAGGAAGCGCGTGCTCGAGATCGCCACCACGCTGGCGCTCGACCCGAAAGTGCTGCTGCTCGACGAGCCGATGGCCGGCATGGGGCACGAGGATGTCGGCGTCATTTCCGGCATCATCCGCTCGCTGGCAACGGACCGCGCCGTGCTGATGGTCGAGCACAATCTCACCGTCGTCGCCGACCTCTGCGACTGGATCACCGTCATGCAGCGCGGCCAGGTGCTCGCCGCCGGCGACTACGCGACGGTGAGCAACGATGAGCGCGTCAGGGTCGCCTACATGGGGACCGAGCAGGGGGACCGAGCATGA
- a CDS encoding PLP-dependent aminotransferase family protein, which produces MDLLASRASRMKASEIRELLKLLDQPDIISFAGGIPDPALFPAQAIADAYASVLGGAEASAALQYQVSEGYLPLRKWLAGQMGKLGIACDEHNIFITSGSQQALDYLGKLFLSPGDTALVTWPTYLGALQAFNAYEPRYDRLTPDGGNMTPAAYQAAAAAAGGKVKFAYLVPDFANPTGETLNRQQREAVLDLADELDIAIIEDAAYRALRYDGEGQPPILALDCERSGGIENARTLYCGSFSKILSPGMRVGWVCAPRRVVERLVLMKQASDLHSPSINQLVMHRVSEAVYDGQVEKLIGAYRQRRDGLLAALEAEMPDGVSWSRPEGGMFVWLTLPEGSDATALLARSVKEARVAFVPGNAFYADGSGRNTMRMSFTLADERAVGEGVPRLAKLMG; this is translated from the coding sequence ATGGACCTGTTGGCGTCGCGCGCCTCGCGCATGAAGGCGTCGGAAATCCGCGAGCTGCTCAAACTGCTCGACCAGCCCGACATCATCTCCTTTGCCGGCGGCATCCCCGATCCGGCCTTGTTTCCGGCCCAGGCGATCGCCGATGCCTATGCCTCGGTGCTGGGCGGTGCGGAGGCGAGCGCAGCACTTCAGTATCAGGTCTCCGAAGGCTATCTGCCGCTCAGAAAATGGCTGGCCGGCCAGATGGGCAAGCTCGGCATTGCCTGCGACGAGCACAACATCTTCATCACCTCCGGCTCGCAGCAGGCGCTGGATTATCTCGGCAAGCTTTTCCTGTCGCCCGGCGACACAGCACTGGTAACATGGCCGACCTATCTCGGCGCGCTGCAGGCCTTCAACGCCTACGAACCGCGCTACGACCGGCTGACGCCGGACGGCGGCAACATGACGCCTGCCGCCTACCAGGCCGCTGCTGCCGCTGCAGGCGGCAAGGTGAAATTCGCCTATCTGGTGCCCGATTTCGCCAACCCGACCGGCGAGACGCTGAACCGCCAGCAGCGCGAGGCGGTGCTTGACCTCGCCGACGAGCTCGACATTGCTATCATCGAGGACGCCGCCTATCGCGCGCTGCGCTATGACGGCGAGGGCCAGCCGCCGATCCTGGCGCTCGACTGCGAACGCTCCGGCGGCATCGAAAACGCCCGCACGCTCTATTGCGGCTCGTTCTCGAAAATCCTGTCACCGGGCATGCGCGTCGGCTGGGTCTGCGCGCCGCGCCGCGTCGTCGAGCGGCTGGTGCTGATGAAGCAGGCGTCGGACCTGCACAGCCCGTCGATCAACCAGCTGGTCATGCACCGCGTCTCCGAGGCCGTGTATGACGGCCAGGTGGAAAAGCTGATCGGCGCCTATCGCCAGCGCCGCGACGGCTTGCTTGCGGCACTCGAAGCGGAAATGCCGGATGGCGTCAGCTGGAGCCGACCGGAAGGCGGCATGTTCGTCTGGCTGACGTTGCCTGAGGGTTCGGATGCCACCGCGCTGCTCGCCCGCTCGGTCAAGGAAGCCCGCGTGGCGTTCGTGCCGGGCAACGCATTCTACGCCGACGGTTCGGGCCGCAACACGATGCGGATGAGCTTTACGCTCGCAGATGAACGCGCCGTGGGTGAAGGCGTGCCGAGGCTGGCGAAATTGATGGGCTAA
- a CDS encoding S1C family serine protease — protein sequence MPIDPVSPLLRSVVGVRAMVPDDAFTANALGTRREGSGVVIRGDGLVLTIGYLITEAEEVWLTDQDGRVVPAHALAYDQETGFGLVQALAPLGLPAVALGDASKANIGDPVVFADGTGRSVKAHIVTKQEFAGYWEYLLDEAIFIAPAHPSWGGAALIGQDGRLLGIGSLLLQMSRNGEVADINMVVPINLLTPILDDLLTRGQVAKPPRPWLGAFSAESNGAVVVMSVAEGGPAAKAGLRQGDIISDVRDGEVDGLADFYRKLWQNPAGSEIPLRVVRDGRETWLRVKSADRNSFLKKPHLQ from the coding sequence ATGCCGATCGATCCCGTTTCCCCGCTCTTGCGCTCCGTCGTTGGCGTGCGCGCCATGGTTCCTGACGATGCCTTCACGGCCAATGCCTTGGGCACGCGCCGCGAAGGCAGCGGCGTCGTTATCCGCGGCGACGGGCTGGTGCTCACCATAGGCTATCTCATCACCGAGGCCGAGGAGGTCTGGCTGACCGACCAGGACGGCCGCGTCGTGCCGGCACATGCGCTGGCCTATGACCAGGAGACAGGCTTCGGCCTGGTGCAGGCGCTGGCGCCGCTCGGCCTGCCGGCGGTGGCGCTGGGCGACGCGTCAAAGGCCAATATCGGCGACCCCGTGGTCTTTGCCGACGGCACCGGCCGCTCGGTCAAGGCGCACATCGTCACCAAGCAGGAATTCGCCGGCTATTGGGAATATCTGCTTGACGAGGCGATCTTCATTGCCCCGGCGCACCCGTCCTGGGGCGGCGCGGCACTCATCGGCCAGGATGGCAGGCTGCTCGGCATCGGTTCGCTGCTTTTGCAGATGAGCCGCAACGGCGAGGTCGCTGACATCAACATGGTCGTGCCGATCAACCTTCTGACCCCGATCCTCGACGATCTGCTGACGCGCGGCCAGGTGGCGAAGCCGCCACGCCCATGGCTCGGCGCCTTCTCGGCCGAGTCGAACGGTGCGGTCGTGGTGATGAGCGTCGCCGAAGGCGGCCCCGCCGCCAAGGCCGGCCTGCGCCAGGGCGACATCATCTCCGACGTGCGCGATGGCGAGGTCGACGGTCTCGCCGATTTCTACCGCAAGCTATGGCAGAATCCGGCGGGTTCGGAGATTCCTCTCAGGGTCGTGCGTGACGGTCGTGAGACTTGGCTGCGAGTGAAATCCGCCGACCGAAACAGCTTTTTGAAGAAACCGCATCTGCAGTGA
- a CDS encoding nucleotidyltransferase domain-containing protein, translated as MLRELTGEQRRQLIDTQQVYEAWQHADDQRQRRFAGSMRWVERSGAEYLLRKVRQVENSLGPKSSQTEKAFAAFSEGRVQNKDLLAGLADRLNGLAKVNVAMGLGRVPAIAARILRRCAATDLLGKQLLVVGTNALFAYEALAGVQITSGLTATGDIDLLFDSRRRISFVTGERVSQSGLIGVLRKVDRSFKPLQPRAFRAANRDGYLVDLIRPQARHVLKDNATTSITQLADDLDSAPMKGLQWLINAPKVEAVAIDERGYPVSMPTVDPRMFALHKAWLATRPDRSAVKAMRDREQAEAAARIATGYLALPLDSEHLKGLPGALLDAAAATLSLPGPSGFSEDSPIEPDW; from the coding sequence ATGCTGAGAGAGTTGACCGGCGAGCAGCGGCGCCAACTCATAGATACGCAACAGGTCTACGAGGCCTGGCAGCATGCTGATGACCAGCGCCAAAGGCGCTTTGCAGGCAGCATGCGCTGGGTTGAGCGCAGCGGTGCTGAATACCTGCTGCGGAAGGTCCGGCAGGTCGAGAATTCACTCGGGCCGAAAAGCAGCCAGACGGAGAAGGCGTTCGCTGCGTTTTCCGAGGGCAGGGTGCAGAACAAGGATCTGCTGGCAGGTCTGGCCGATCGCCTGAACGGCCTGGCGAAAGTCAATGTGGCAATGGGGTTGGGCAGGGTACCGGCGATCGCCGCACGGATATTGCGGCGGTGCGCCGCAACAGACCTGCTGGGCAAGCAGTTGCTGGTCGTCGGCACGAATGCGCTGTTCGCTTACGAGGCTCTGGCGGGCGTCCAGATCACCAGCGGTCTCACGGCAACCGGCGACATCGACCTGCTCTTCGATTCCCGACGTCGCATCAGCTTCGTGACCGGCGAGAGGGTAAGCCAGTCCGGCCTGATAGGCGTGTTGCGTAAAGTGGACAGGTCCTTCAAGCCGCTCCAGCCCCGGGCCTTCAGGGCAGCGAACCGTGATGGCTATCTGGTCGACCTGATCCGTCCGCAGGCAAGACATGTCCTCAAGGACAACGCCACTACCTCGATTACACAGCTTGCCGACGACCTCGACAGCGCACCCATGAAGGGGCTGCAATGGCTCATCAACGCCCCGAAGGTGGAGGCTGTGGCGATCGATGAGCGTGGCTATCCCGTAAGCATGCCGACGGTCGACCCTCGAATGTTCGCTCTGCACAAGGCTTGGCTGGCCACGCGGCCTGATCGGTCTGCGGTCAAGGCAATGAGAGATCGTGAACAGGCGGAAGCGGCTGCACGCATTGCCACGGGCTATCTTGCGCTTCCGCTGGACAGCGAGCATCTCAAAGGGCTTCCGGGGGCACTGCTGGACGCTGCGGCCGCAACGCTCTCTCTGCCTGGCCCGAGCGGCTTTTCCGAAGACTCTCCAATTGAGCCCGACTGGTAG
- a CDS encoding YdeI/OmpD-associated family protein: MAPFKVDPDKVHEFPDPDSFYAWLRENHAGESEVWIKVHKVGSGLASITPKQAIDVALCFGWIDAIRKPLDDKSFLQRYTPRGKKSIWSKINIDNVARLVEEGRMTDHGLKQVEAAKADGRWDRAYASGKDMKIPDDLQAAIDAEPKAKEMLAKLSAQNRFALAFRTHNMKTEAGRRKKIEAFVEMLKRGETIYPQKR; this comes from the coding sequence ATGGCGCCGTTCAAGGTCGATCCCGACAAGGTTCATGAATTCCCCGATCCCGACAGTTTTTACGCCTGGCTGCGCGAAAATCATGCCGGCGAGAGCGAGGTCTGGATCAAGGTCCACAAGGTCGGCTCGGGCCTCGCCTCGATCACGCCGAAGCAGGCCATCGACGTGGCGCTGTGCTTCGGCTGGATCGACGCCATACGCAAGCCGCTCGACGACAAGAGCTTTCTGCAGCGCTACACGCCGCGCGGCAAGAAGAGCATCTGGAGCAAGATCAACATCGACAATGTCGCCCGCCTGGTCGAGGAGGGCCGCATGACCGATCACGGGCTGAAACAGGTCGAGGCGGCCAAGGCCGACGGCCGCTGGGACCGCGCCTATGCCTCAGGCAAGGACATGAAGATCCCTGACGATCTGCAGGCCGCCATCGACGCCGAGCCGAAGGCGAAGGAGATGCTGGCAAAGCTTTCCGCCCAGAACCGGTTCGCGCTGGCGTTTCGAACGCACAACATGAAGACGGAGGCGGGGCGCAGGAAGAAGATCGAGGCTTTTGTCGAGATGCTGAAGCGCGGCGAGACGATCTATCCGCAGAAGCGGTGA
- a CDS encoding IS256 family transposase, translating to MTKTEGKSTSAAVKDILLSNPEGLHEVIRAVMQEVLEAEMEEALGASKGERTPERLGYRSGYYGRTLVTRVGKLELRVPQDRAGHFSTELFERYQRSERALVATLAEMYVQGVSTRKVKAITEELCGHAFSASSISAINKRLDESLKAFAERPLQEPFPYLILDARYEKVREAGIVMSQAVLIAVGIDWDGRRQILAVEMANRESRSAWKDFLVGLKRRGLKGVELAVSDDHAGLVAAIGEVIPEAAWQRCYVHFLRNALDHLPRKHGDDCLQELRWLYDRRDLAEAKADLAAWLSKWSARYPRLTTWAEEAIEQTLTFFRLPRQHHKHLKSTNMLERLNEEIRRRTYVVRIFPNAESCLRLVRALAVETNENWMEANRYINMDDLREHKKLALRQAA from the coding sequence ATGACCAAGACAGAAGGTAAATCGACCAGCGCTGCCGTCAAAGACATTCTGCTTTCGAACCCGGAGGGGCTGCACGAAGTGATCCGTGCGGTAATGCAGGAGGTTCTCGAGGCCGAGATGGAGGAGGCGCTGGGTGCTTCGAAGGGCGAACGCACGCCTGAGCGCCTTGGGTATCGCTCGGGTTACTACGGCCGCACCCTGGTCACCCGGGTGGGCAAGCTTGAGCTGCGGGTTCCACAGGACCGGGCGGGTCACTTCTCCACCGAGCTGTTCGAGCGCTACCAGCGTTCCGAGCGGGCCTTGGTGGCGACGCTTGCGGAGATGTATGTGCAGGGCGTGTCGACCCGCAAGGTCAAGGCGATCACGGAAGAGCTGTGCGGTCATGCGTTCTCGGCTTCGTCGATCTCGGCCATCAACAAGCGCTTGGACGAGAGCCTGAAGGCGTTTGCCGAACGACCGCTTCAGGAGCCATTCCCCTACCTCATTCTCGATGCCCGCTACGAGAAAGTGCGCGAAGCCGGCATCGTGATGAGCCAGGCGGTGCTGATCGCGGTCGGCATCGACTGGGACGGGCGCCGGCAGATCCTGGCCGTGGAGATGGCCAATCGCGAGAGCCGCTCGGCCTGGAAGGACTTCCTCGTCGGCTTGAAACGACGCGGTCTCAAGGGCGTCGAACTGGCCGTGTCCGACGACCATGCCGGCCTGGTCGCGGCGATCGGCGAGGTGATCCCGGAAGCAGCATGGCAGCGCTGCTACGTCCACTTCCTCAGGAACGCGCTCGATCACCTGCCCAGGAAGCACGGCGACGATTGTCTGCAGGAACTGCGCTGGCTCTACGACCGGCGCGATCTCGCCGAGGCCAAGGCCGATCTCGCCGCGTGGCTGTCCAAATGGTCCGCCCGCTACCCGCGGCTGACCACCTGGGCGGAAGAAGCCATAGAACAGACGCTGACTTTCTTCCGGCTGCCGCGTCAGCATCACAAGCACCTCAAGTCCACCAACATGCTTGAACGGCTCAACGAGGAAATCCGCCGGCGCACCTATGTCGTGCGCATCTTCCCGAACGCCGAAAGCTGCCTGCGCCTGGTCAGGGCGCTGGCCGTCGAAACCAACGAAAACTGGATGGAGGCCAACCGCTATATCAACATGGATGATCTGCGCGAGCACAAGAAGCTCGCTCTACGCCAAGCCGCATGA
- a CDS encoding integrase core domain-containing protein has product MVWRETGIMDERLRFVVECLSGDETMVALCAAYGISRKNGYKWLGRYRTFGPEGLHDLPRAPLNHGRATAQDLVERIVAAKELHPLWGPKKIVARLRRTAPEFMWPSASTVGAILARHGLVRARKRPRLRACGNGPWPQPQEPNAVWTGDHKGWFRTRDGWRCEPLTVMDASSRYLLALEATGSTADSEAWPVFERLFEEHGLPDRFRSDNGPPFASAGVTGLTPLVVRFIKLGITLERIAPGRPQQNGRHERFHLTMLPMAEAPEADRTAQGQAFETFRQSYNEERPHEALGMDTPAQHYRSSQRAMPRTPPEPVYPAEASVRRVRHNGEIRWNGGFIYVSQALAGEPVAALETEDGQWTLSFHAHPLGIIDTRHMKLARRSAAPTNPLGAAADA; this is encoded by the coding sequence ATGGTTTGGCGAGAGACTGGCATCATGGACGAGCGGCTACGGTTTGTTGTGGAGTGTCTTTCTGGGGATGAGACGATGGTTGCGCTTTGTGCGGCCTACGGGATCTCACGCAAGAACGGCTACAAATGGCTAGGACGCTATCGGACGTTTGGGCCTGAGGGTTTGCACGACCTGCCGCGAGCCCCGCTCAATCATGGCCGGGCGACAGCTCAGGATCTGGTTGAGCGGATTGTGGCGGCCAAGGAGCTGCATCCGCTTTGGGGTCCAAAGAAGATCGTGGCACGGCTCAGGCGCACGGCTCCCGAGTTCATGTGGCCTTCAGCCTCGACGGTCGGCGCGATCCTTGCGCGGCATGGGCTTGTCCGCGCCCGCAAGCGACCCCGCCTGCGGGCCTGCGGCAATGGACCCTGGCCACAGCCGCAAGAACCGAACGCGGTGTGGACTGGCGATCACAAGGGCTGGTTCCGGACCCGCGACGGCTGGCGTTGCGAACCCTTGACGGTGATGGATGCGTCGAGCCGCTACCTCCTGGCGCTCGAAGCGACGGGATCGACGGCCGATAGCGAAGCCTGGCCGGTGTTCGAACGGCTGTTTGAAGAGCATGGCCTGCCGGATCGCTTCAGAAGCGACAATGGCCCGCCCTTCGCATCGGCCGGCGTCACCGGGCTGACGCCGCTTGTCGTGCGCTTCATCAAGCTCGGCATCACCTTGGAGCGGATCGCACCCGGCAGGCCACAGCAGAACGGACGTCACGAGCGCTTTCACCTGACCATGCTGCCGATGGCCGAGGCACCGGAAGCCGACCGAACGGCACAGGGCCAGGCCTTCGAGACCTTCCGCCAAAGCTACAATGAGGAACGTCCCCATGAGGCGCTGGGCATGGATACGCCCGCCCAGCACTACCGGTCCTCACAGCGCGCCATGCCCAGGACACCACCCGAGCCCGTCTATCCGGCCGAGGCCTCGGTCCGCCGCGTGCGCCACAATGGCGAGATCCGATGGAATGGCGGCTTCATATATGTCTCGCAAGCGCTGGCGGGCGAACCGGTCGCTGCGTTGGAGACCGAAGACGGACAATGGACACTCTCATTCCATGCCCACCCGCTCGGCATCATCGACACACGGCACATGAAGCTTGCCCGCCGCAGCGCCGCGCCAACCAATCCGCTTGGCGCTGCGGCGGACGCATAG
- a CDS encoding branched-chain amino acid ABC transporter permease, which yields MTMIFGIPVQALLGQMLVGLINGSFYAMLSLGLAVIFGLLRIINFAHGALYMLGAFIGYLLLVHLGIGYWPALLLVPLIVGVFGMAVERVALSRLYRLDPLYGLLFTFGLALVIEGVFRFYYGVSGNPYAVPAQLAGGTNLGFMFLPNYRGWVVVASLIICIGTWLLIEKTRLGSYLRAATENPELVQAFGVNVPLLLTLTYGLGAALAGLAGILAAPVYQVSPLMGSDIIIVVFAVVVVGGMGSILGAIVTGYMLGLAEGLTKVFYPEASNLVVFVIMAVVLLLRPAGLFGRDA from the coding sequence ATGACCATGATCTTCGGCATCCCCGTCCAGGCCTTGCTCGGCCAGATGCTGGTCGGGCTGATCAACGGCTCCTTCTACGCCATGCTGAGCCTCGGCCTGGCCGTCATCTTCGGCCTGCTGCGGATCATCAATTTCGCCCATGGCGCACTCTATATGCTCGGCGCCTTCATCGGTTACCTGCTGCTCGTCCATCTCGGCATCGGCTACTGGCCGGCGCTGCTCCTGGTTCCGCTCATCGTCGGCGTCTTCGGCATGGCGGTCGAGCGCGTGGCGCTGTCGCGGCTCTACCGCCTGGATCCGCTCTACGGGCTGCTGTTCACCTTCGGACTGGCGCTGGTCATCGAAGGCGTGTTCCGTTTCTACTACGGCGTGTCGGGCAACCCTTATGCCGTTCCGGCGCAGCTTGCCGGCGGCACCAATCTCGGCTTCATGTTCCTGCCCAACTATCGCGGCTGGGTGGTGGTGGCCTCGCTCATTATCTGCATCGGCACCTGGCTCCTGATCGAAAAGACCAGGCTCGGCTCCTATCTGCGCGCCGCGACCGAAAATCCCGAGCTGGTGCAGGCCTTCGGCGTCAACGTGCCGCTGCTGCTGACGCTCACCTATGGGCTCGGCGCGGCGCTCGCCGGCCTTGCCGGTATTCTCGCCGCGCCCGTCTACCAAGTCAGTCCGCTGATGGGCTCCGATATCATCATCGTCGTCTTTGCCGTCGTCGTGGTCGGCGGCATGGGTTCGATCCTCGGGGCCATCGTCACCGGCTATATGCTTGGCCTCGCCGAGGGCCTGACCAAGGTGTTCTATCCCGAGGCGTCGAACCTCGTCGTCTTCGTCATCATGGCGGTCGTGCTGCTCCTGCGCCCCGCCGGCCTGTTCGGAAGGGACGCCTGA
- a CDS encoding ABC transporter ATP-binding protein: MSEPLLAVRDLHAWYGEGHALHGVNLDVFRGETVTLLGRNGVGKTTTLRAIMGVVRKRSGSVAFDGSDLMRLPLHRVAHRGIGFVPEERGIFATLTVDENLILPPVVAKGGMSVHEIFDLFPNLKERRNSPGTKLSGGEQQMLAIARILRTGVQMLLLDEPTEGLAPVIVQRIGELLATLKKRGMTILLVEQNFRFAARIADRFYLMEHGKVVEGFAVSELAAHTQQLHEVLGV; the protein is encoded by the coding sequence ATGAGTGAGCCGCTGCTTGCCGTGCGCGATCTCCACGCCTGGTATGGCGAGGGCCATGCGCTGCATGGCGTCAACCTCGACGTTTTTCGCGGTGAGACCGTGACGCTGCTCGGCCGCAACGGTGTCGGCAAGACCACAACGCTGCGCGCCATCATGGGGGTGGTCCGCAAGCGCAGCGGCAGCGTCGCCTTCGACGGCAGCGACCTGATGCGCCTGCCGCTGCATCGTGTTGCCCATCGCGGCATCGGCTTCGTGCCGGAGGAACGCGGCATCTTCGCCACGCTCACCGTCGACGAGAACCTGATCCTGCCGCCGGTGGTGGCCAAGGGCGGCATGAGCGTCCACGAGATCTTCGATCTCTTTCCCAACCTCAAGGAGCGGCGCAACAGCCCCGGCACCAAACTGTCCGGCGGCGAACAGCAGATGCTGGCCATCGCCCGCATCCTGCGGACGGGCGTGCAGATGCTGCTGCTCGACGAACCGACCGAAGGCCTGGCGCCGGTCATCGTCCAGCGCATCGGCGAACTGCTGGCAACCTTGAAGAAGCGCGGCATGACCATCCTGCTCGTCGAGCAGAATTTCCGCTTCGCCGCGCGCATCGCCGACCGCTTCTATCTGATGGAGCATGGCAAGGTGGTGGAGGGTTTTGCCGTAAGCGAGCTTGCCGCTCACACGCAACAGCTGCACGAGGTGTTGGGGGTATGA